From the genome of Rhinatrema bivittatum unplaced genomic scaffold, aRhiBiv1.1, whole genome shotgun sequence, one region includes:
- the LOC115081423 gene encoding uncharacterized protein LOC115081423 isoform X1 has product MELVLLALLCGFLPVRSHADVMYSTLGQSILFPCERKSSQGSEPILWGFHRPGEDPPAHMTQNPGSLLTTSLSDKRSRVVVLSNSSLQLQGLQPEDAGIYTCIQRNPPTSQPLLNQVTLILLTVRILPRGPVGEGSHVLMRCSMTCDVDENRCTRNPQGAEVSWTDSHWQPIKEQAGRYSTQPGGTFSNLKVTVQQADHRRKWKCILSVNQQTQAVQEVAIPVRGSLQTLFVAEGHRLLLPCLEPSLLQPGELLEWGYREIGDPVSHLISTTPPSGPPTCARCGADLLLLPNSTLLLPSVRAADARGYHCLTHDASGSPSLVRSFRVGVLSVVADASSPPQNGSIIALTCSVVYNPNSSDVFLAWADNRGIPLTPGTAGRFQVIQANSSLQLVIQDLQPSDAEGAWRCSLTAEGEERASQQYHLRFKGLHSGVAEGPRSGATILALLLLLLLLSVQCFLHTR; this is encoded by the exons ATGGAGCTGGTCCTGCTCGCCCTCCTCTGCGGGTTTCTCCCGGTCAGGAGCCACG CCGACGTTATGTACTCCACTCTGGGACAGTCCATCCTCTTCCCCTGTGAGAGAAAGTCCAGCCAAGGGTCAGAGCCCATCCTATGGGGCTTCCACCGGCCGGGAGAGGACCCTCCTGCACACATGACCCAGAATCCTGGGAGCTTGCTTACCACGTCTCTTTCTGACAAACGCAGCAGAGTGGTGGTTCTCTCCAACTCCTCTCTTCAGCTCCAGGGTCTGCAGCCAGAGGATGCCGGGATATACACCTGTATCCAGCGCAATCCCCCCACTAGCCAACCTCTGCTGAACCAGGTGACGCTGATTCTGCTGACAG tcAGAATTCTCCCCAGGGGTCCCGTTGGGGAAGGCTCTCACGTGCTCATGCGGTGCTCCATGACCTGCGACGTAGATGAGAACCGGTGCACCCGGAACCCCCAGGGGGCGGAGGTGAGCTGGACCGACAGCCACTGGCAGCCGATCAAGGAGCAGGCGGGACGGTACAGCACCCAGCCCGGCGGCACCTTCTCCAACCTGAAGGTCACCGTCCAGCAGGCCGACCACAGGAGGAAGTGGAAGTGCATCCTCTCCGTCAACCAGCAAACCCAAGCCGTCCAAGAGGTGGCCATCCCAGTAAGAG GATCACTTCAGACGCTCTTCGTCGCTGAAGGCCACCGACTGCTGCTTCCCTGCCTGGAGCCCTCGCTCCTGCAGCCGGGGGAGCTGCTGGAGTGGGGATACAGGGAGATCGGAGACCCCGTGAGCCACCTCATCTCCACCACGCCCCCCTCCGGGCCCCCCACATGCGCGCGATGCGGCGCGGACCTGCTCCTACTGCCCAATTCTACGCTGCTCCTGCCCAGCGTGCGGGCCGCGGACGCCAGGGGCTACCACTGCTTGACGCACGATGCCTCCGGCTCGCCCAGCCTCGTGAGGAGCTTCCGGGTCGGCGTCCTGTCCG TGGTTGCCGACGCCTCCAGTCCCCCGCAGAACGGCTCCATCATCGCTCTGACTTGCTCGGTAGTGTATAACCCGAACTCCAGTGACGTTTTTCTGGCCTGGGCCGACAACCGAGGGATCCCTTTGACACCCGGAACTGCAGGACGCTTCCAGGTCATCCAAGCCAACAGCAGCTTGCAGCTGGTCATTCAGGACCTTCAGCCCTCAGATGCTGAGGGGGCCTGGAGATGCAGCCTGACTGCGGAAGGCGAGGAGAGAGCATCTCAGCAGTACCATCTCAGGTTCAAAG GTCTGCACTCCGGAGTTGCAGAGGGTCCCCGCTCAGGCGCCACTATCttggctctcctcctcctcctcctcctcctctctgttcaGTGCTTCTTGCACACTCG gtaa
- the LOC115081423 gene encoding protein turtle homolog A-like isoform X2 encodes MELVLLALLCGFLPVRSHADVMYSTLGQSILFPCERKSSQGSEPILWGFHRPGEDPPAHMTQNPGSLLTTSLSDKRSRVVVLSNSSLQLQGLQPEDAGIYTCIQRNPPTSQPLLNQVTLILLTVRILPRGPVGEGSHVLMRCSMTCDVDENRCTRNPQGAEVSWTDSHWQPIKEQAGRYSTQPGGTFSNLKVTVQQADHRRKWKCILSVNQQTQAVQEVAIPVRVVADASSPPQNGSIIALTCSVVYNPNSSDVFLAWADNRGIPLTPGTAGRFQVIQANSSLQLVIQDLQPSDAEGAWRCSLTAEGEERASQQYHLRFKGLHSGVAEGPRSGATILALLLLLLLLSVQCFLHTR; translated from the exons ATGGAGCTGGTCCTGCTCGCCCTCCTCTGCGGGTTTCTCCCGGTCAGGAGCCACG CCGACGTTATGTACTCCACTCTGGGACAGTCCATCCTCTTCCCCTGTGAGAGAAAGTCCAGCCAAGGGTCAGAGCCCATCCTATGGGGCTTCCACCGGCCGGGAGAGGACCCTCCTGCACACATGACCCAGAATCCTGGGAGCTTGCTTACCACGTCTCTTTCTGACAAACGCAGCAGAGTGGTGGTTCTCTCCAACTCCTCTCTTCAGCTCCAGGGTCTGCAGCCAGAGGATGCCGGGATATACACCTGTATCCAGCGCAATCCCCCCACTAGCCAACCTCTGCTGAACCAGGTGACGCTGATTCTGCTGACAG tcAGAATTCTCCCCAGGGGTCCCGTTGGGGAAGGCTCTCACGTGCTCATGCGGTGCTCCATGACCTGCGACGTAGATGAGAACCGGTGCACCCGGAACCCCCAGGGGGCGGAGGTGAGCTGGACCGACAGCCACTGGCAGCCGATCAAGGAGCAGGCGGGACGGTACAGCACCCAGCCCGGCGGCACCTTCTCCAACCTGAAGGTCACCGTCCAGCAGGCCGACCACAGGAGGAAGTGGAAGTGCATCCTCTCCGTCAACCAGCAAACCCAAGCCGTCCAAGAGGTGGCCATCCCAGTAAGAG TGGTTGCCGACGCCTCCAGTCCCCCGCAGAACGGCTCCATCATCGCTCTGACTTGCTCGGTAGTGTATAACCCGAACTCCAGTGACGTTTTTCTGGCCTGGGCCGACAACCGAGGGATCCCTTTGACACCCGGAACTGCAGGACGCTTCCAGGTCATCCAAGCCAACAGCAGCTTGCAGCTGGTCATTCAGGACCTTCAGCCCTCAGATGCTGAGGGGGCCTGGAGATGCAGCCTGACTGCGGAAGGCGAGGAGAGAGCATCTCAGCAGTACCATCTCAGGTTCAAAG GTCTGCACTCCGGAGTTGCAGAGGGTCCCCGCTCAGGCGCCACTATCttggctctcctcctcctcctcctcctcctctctgttcaGTGCTTCTTGCACACTCG gtaa